One window of Nymphaea colorata isolate Beijing-Zhang1983 chromosome 1, ASM883128v2, whole genome shotgun sequence genomic DNA carries:
- the LOC116248006 gene encoding pentatricopeptide repeat-containing protein At2g03880, mitochondrial isoform X1, producing MNSFAKAVPNVQRSCSNLIDDFSRFCYGRNLEKAITRMHLLEEHGVFAHYLTYAELIRCCVDRGALSQGKLVHQHISSNGYRPNTFLLNNLLNMYVRFNCLADARKLFEGIPQRNVVSWTTMITSCVDHGSDDEALELLVRMYRDGTRPNMFTFSSVLRACHDLRTLQHLQGRIIQSGLESDVFVRSSLIDTYAKCGSLSDAYDVFNEMVTGDLVVWNSVIGAVAQNGDGDQAVDLFKQMKRVGFIPNQATLASAFRACTSLVLLEVGTQVHAHVIKSERDLIVENALLDMYCKCGNLGEAKTAFTRMVVKDVISWSTMIVGMAQNGFSKEGLHLFELMLKSGTNPNGITLVGVLFACSHAGLVDEGWHFFRSMKRLYGIEPQMEHHCCMVDLLGRAGKLDEAINFIHETPGKTDAVIWRALLGACRVHGNVKLAAYVANQVLELEPDDEGTYILLSNIYAASSNWNDVSRVRKSMRDRGVRKEPGCSWIEVDRKLHAFTLGDKSHPQMEAISNEIDRLIQRISSFGYLPDTNFVLHDIENEQKEDSLRYHSEKLAVAFGLISITKEKPIRIMKNLRICGDCHNFVKLVAKSESRTIVVRDAIRFHHFKDGACSCRDYW from the coding sequence ATGAATTCTTTCGCCAAAGCTGTGCCGAACGTCCAAAGAAGCTGTTCGAATTTGATTGACGATTTCAGCAGGTTCTGCTATGGAAGAAATCTTGAAAAGGCCATCACCAGGATGCATTTGCTCGAGGAGCATGGTGTTTTCGCTCACTATCTCACTTACGCTGAGCTCATCAGGTGCTGTGTGGACAGAGGAGCACTCTCTCAAGGTAAACTCGTTCACCAACATATTTCCTCAAATGGGTATCGCCCTAATACGTTTCTGCTCAACAATCTACTCAATATGTACGTTAGATTCAATTGTTTGGCTGATGCACGTAAACTGTTCGAGGGAATACCCCAGAGAAATGTCGTCTCCTGGACAACAATGATTACCTCCTGCGTCGATCATGGTTCCGATGATGAAGCATTGGAGCTTTTGGTTCGGATGTATAGAGACGGAACAAGACCAAACATGTTCAcgttttcttctgttcttcgaGCTTGTCACGACTTGAGAACCCTGCAGCACTTGCAAGGTCGTATCATACAGAGTGGGTTGGAATCGGATGTCTTTGTTAGAAGTTCTTTGATCGACACGTACGCTAAGTGTGGTAGCTTGAGTGATGCATATGACGTTTTTAACGAAATGGTTACTGGCGATTTGGTTGTGTGGAATTCTGTCATTGGTGCTGTGGCTCAGAATGGTGATGGCGATCAAGCTGTCGACCTTTTTAAGCAGATGAAACGTGTTGGATTCATACCGAATCAGGCAACTCTCGCCAGTGCTTTTAGAGCTTGTACTAGCTTAGTGCTTTTAGAGGTGGGCACGCAAGTGCATGCTCATGTTATCAAGTCTGAAAGAGATTTGATTGTGGAAAATGCTCTTCTGGATATGTACTGCAAGTGTGGAAATCTTGGAGAGGCAAAAACTGCATTTACAAGGATGGTTGTCAAGGACGTCATTTCTTGGAGCACGATGATAGTTGGCATGGCTCAAAATGGTTTTAGCAAGGAAGGTCTGCATCTTTTTGAGTTGATGTTGAAGTCGGGGACAAATCCAAATGGTATTACCCTTGTTGGGGTTCTGTTTGCCTGCAGTCATGCTGGTCTGGTTGATGAAGGATGGCATTTCTTTAGATCAATGAAAAGGCTTTATGGGATAGAACCTCAAATGGAGCATCACTGTTGCATGGTTGATCTTCTTGGACGTGCAGGGAAGCTTGATGAAGCAATCAATTTCATTCATGAAACGCCAGGTAAAACTGATGCTGTTATCTGGAGGGCACTCCTTGGAGCATGCAGGGTTCATGGAAACGTCAAGCTTGCAGCTTATGTTGCAAATCAAGTTCTTGAACTGGAACCTGATGACGAGGGAACTTACATACTATTGTCAAATATTTATGCTGCTTCCTCCAACTGGAATGATGTTTCTCGAGTTAGGAAGTCCATGAGAGACAGAGGAGTAAGAAAAGAGCCTGGTTGCAGTTGGATTGAAGTTGACAGAAAGCTGCATGCATTTACTTTAGGCGATAAATCACATCCCCAGATGGAGGCGATCAGCAATGAAATTGATAGACTGATCCAGAGAATAAGCAGCTTTGGCTACCTTCCTGATACAAATTTCGTATTGCATGATATTGAAAATGAACAGAAAGAAGATTCACTGCGTTATCATAGTGAGAAACTGGCAGTGGCCTTTGGCCTGATCAGTATTACTAAGGAAAAACCTATTAGGATCATGAAGAACCTAAGAATATGTGGGGATTGTCATAATTTTGTTAAACTTGTTGCAAAAAGTGAAAGTAGGACAATTGTGGTAAGGGATGCCATCCGTTTCCATCATTTCAAAGATGGTGCTTGTTCCTGCAGGGATTACTGGTGA
- the LOC116248006 gene encoding pentatricopeptide repeat-containing protein At2g03880, mitochondrial isoform X2, producing the protein MEEILKRPSPGCICSRSMVFSLTISLTLSSSGAVWTEEHSLKRNVVSWTTMITSCVDHGSDDEALELLVRMYRDGTRPNMFTFSSVLRACHDLRTLQHLQGRIIQSGLESDVFVRSSLIDTYAKCGSLSDAYDVFNEMVTGDLVVWNSVIGAVAQNGDGDQAVDLFKQMKRVGFIPNQATLASAFRACTSLVLLEVGTQVHAHVIKSERDLIVENALLDMYCKCGNLGEAKTAFTRMVVKDVISWSTMIVGMAQNGFSKEGLHLFELMLKSGTNPNGITLVGVLFACSHAGLVDEGWHFFRSMKRLYGIEPQMEHHCCMVDLLGRAGKLDEAINFIHETPGKTDAVIWRALLGACRVHGNVKLAAYVANQVLELEPDDEGTYILLSNIYAASSNWNDVSRVRKSMRDRGVRKEPGCSWIEVDRKLHAFTLGDKSHPQMEAISNEIDRLIQRISSFGYLPDTNFVLHDIENEQKEDSLRYHSEKLAVAFGLISITKEKPIRIMKNLRICGDCHNFVKLVAKSESRTIVVRDAIRFHHFKDGACSCRDYW; encoded by the exons ATGGAAGAAATCTTGAAAAGGCCATCACCAGGATGCATTTGCTCGAGGAGCATGGTGTTTTCGCTCACTATCTCACTTACGCTGAGCTCATCAGGTGCTGTGTGGACAGAGGAGCACTCTCTCAAG AGAAATGTCGTCTCCTGGACAACAATGATTACCTCCTGCGTCGATCATGGTTCCGATGATGAAGCATTGGAGCTTTTGGTTCGGATGTATAGAGACGGAACAAGACCAAACATGTTCAcgttttcttctgttcttcgaGCTTGTCACGACTTGAGAACCCTGCAGCACTTGCAAGGTCGTATCATACAGAGTGGGTTGGAATCGGATGTCTTTGTTAGAAGTTCTTTGATCGACACGTACGCTAAGTGTGGTAGCTTGAGTGATGCATATGACGTTTTTAACGAAATGGTTACTGGCGATTTGGTTGTGTGGAATTCTGTCATTGGTGCTGTGGCTCAGAATGGTGATGGCGATCAAGCTGTCGACCTTTTTAAGCAGATGAAACGTGTTGGATTCATACCGAATCAGGCAACTCTCGCCAGTGCTTTTAGAGCTTGTACTAGCTTAGTGCTTTTAGAGGTGGGCACGCAAGTGCATGCTCATGTTATCAAGTCTGAAAGAGATTTGATTGTGGAAAATGCTCTTCTGGATATGTACTGCAAGTGTGGAAATCTTGGAGAGGCAAAAACTGCATTTACAAGGATGGTTGTCAAGGACGTCATTTCTTGGAGCACGATGATAGTTGGCATGGCTCAAAATGGTTTTAGCAAGGAAGGTCTGCATCTTTTTGAGTTGATGTTGAAGTCGGGGACAAATCCAAATGGTATTACCCTTGTTGGGGTTCTGTTTGCCTGCAGTCATGCTGGTCTGGTTGATGAAGGATGGCATTTCTTTAGATCAATGAAAAGGCTTTATGGGATAGAACCTCAAATGGAGCATCACTGTTGCATGGTTGATCTTCTTGGACGTGCAGGGAAGCTTGATGAAGCAATCAATTTCATTCATGAAACGCCAGGTAAAACTGATGCTGTTATCTGGAGGGCACTCCTTGGAGCATGCAGGGTTCATGGAAACGTCAAGCTTGCAGCTTATGTTGCAAATCAAGTTCTTGAACTGGAACCTGATGACGAGGGAACTTACATACTATTGTCAAATATTTATGCTGCTTCCTCCAACTGGAATGATGTTTCTCGAGTTAGGAAGTCCATGAGAGACAGAGGAGTAAGAAAAGAGCCTGGTTGCAGTTGGATTGAAGTTGACAGAAAGCTGCATGCATTTACTTTAGGCGATAAATCACATCCCCAGATGGAGGCGATCAGCAATGAAATTGATAGACTGATCCAGAGAATAAGCAGCTTTGGCTACCTTCCTGATACAAATTTCGTATTGCATGATATTGAAAATGAACAGAAAGAAGATTCACTGCGTTATCATAGTGAGAAACTGGCAGTGGCCTTTGGCCTGATCAGTATTACTAAGGAAAAACCTATTAGGATCATGAAGAACCTAAGAATATGTGGGGATTGTCATAATTTTGTTAAACTTGTTGCAAAAAGTGAAAGTAGGACAATTGTGGTAAGGGATGCCATCCGTTTCCATCATTTCAAAGATGGTGCTTGTTCCTGCAGGGATTACTGGTGA
- the LOC116250114 gene encoding pentatricopeptide repeat-containing protein At3g57430, chloroplastic, with translation MAAAAFPAPPSSTNQRHHRRQVPLVSPVQVNADSLNRRQVVWTEKIREFTRSGQYNDALSTYINMLCTGVSVDNFVFPAVIKAATALGDLSVGRQTHGLAVKTGYYCSTAVCNTIITLYGRCGRTVDALQLFDAMPQRDHVSWNSVIAALCEAEDYEMALWLFREMQREPHVEPTSFTLVSGALACGRLHELLLGRELHGFAMKCGLLDAQTFTSNALISMYASLGKIREARAVFNLAHAGKNIDLVSWNTMIAAYTHNDLSVEALHFFYLLLTEEHVPELDGVTIASILPACAQTRCLRLGREIHAFALRNKGIFLNDYVASALVDMYCNCGRVGAGVRVFEMVPSNKKIGLWNAMITGYAQNEFDSDALELFVAMLSNGITPNPTTMASVLPACSRSHGFNGGRDVHSMVLKLGFVLDRFVQNALVDMYSRVGTIEISKRIFQLMGNRDLVSWNTMITGYVICGYHDEALKLLGEIQKSSGGYLRPNSVTLMAALPACAYLAALTKGKEMHSYALKNDLLYSNIGVGSALVDVYAKCGCLGAARRVFDEMPERNVITWNSLILGYGMHGQGEEALDLFYKLENEEKVQPNEVTFIAVLAACSHSGLVNQGKEIFDKLRRIEYSIEPQPDHYACMVDLLGRAGQLEEAYQLILSMSNKPDASVWSSLLGACRIHNNVALGEIAADHLFALEPQVPSHYVLLSNIYAASGLWEAVTKVRGTMKERGVKKEPGCSWIEIGNEIHNFLVGDGVHQQCEQVYEFLEELLEEMKKGGYVPDTSCVLHDIEDDQKELLLHRHSERLAIAFGILNTPPGAVIRVTKNLRVCNDCHNAIKIISKITERRILVRDIRRFHHFRDGECSCGDYW, from the coding sequence ATGGCTGCTGCCGCGTTTCCTGCTCCTCCCTCCAGCACCAATCAGCGTCACCATCGCCGCCAAGTTCCTCTGGTGTCTCCTGTGCAAGTCAATGCTGATTCCCTCAACCGCAGACAGGTCGTATGGACGGAGAAGATAAGGGAATTTACTCGGTCCGGGCAATATAACGACGCATTGAGTACTTACATCAACATGCTATGCACTGGAGTTTCGGTTGACAACTTCGTCTTCCCGGCTGTTATTAAAGCAGCAACTGCCCTCGGAGACCTGTCGGTTGGGAGACAGACGCATGGCCTCGCCGTGAAGACTGGTTATTACTGTTCTACAGCGGTATGCAATACGATCATTACCTTATATGGGAGGTGTGGACGGACGGTTGATGCACTTCAGTTGTTCGACGCAATGCCTCAGAGAGACCATGTGTCGTGGAATTCTGTTATCGCTGCGTTGTGCGAGGCAGAGGATTATGAGATGGCATTGTGGTTGTTTAGAGAGATGCAGAGGGAGCCACATGTAGAACCAACTTCGTTTACGTTGGTTAGCGGGGCGCTTGCTTGTGGGCGTCTCCATGAACTGTTGTTGGGTAGGGAGTTGCATGGCTTTGCTATGAAATGTGGCTTGTTGGATGCCCAGACATTCACTAGTAATGCTTTGATTTCTATGTATGCTAGCCTTGGAAAGATTAGGGAAGCAAGGGCGGTATTCAATTTGGCCCATGCTGGTAAGAACATAGATCTTGTCTCATGGAACACCATGATTGCTGCTTATACTCACAATGATTTGTCCGTAGAAGCACTGCACTTCTTTTATCTCCTGTTGACAGAGGAGCATGTTCCAGAACTGGATGGCGTTACTATTGCAAGCATACTCCCCGCTTGTGCTCAAACTCGTTGCTTGAGATTAGGCAGAGAGATCCATGCATTTGCTTTGAGGAATAAAGGTATCTTTCTTAATGACTATGTGGCTAGTGCTCTTGTTGATATGTACTGCAACTGTGGCAGAGTCGGGGCAGGTGTGAGAGTTTTTGAGATGGTCCCTAGTAATAAGAAGATTGGGCTGTGGAATGCCATGATCACAGGTTATGCGCAGAATGAGTTCGACAGTGATGCACTTGAGCTATTTGTTGCTATGCTGTCCAATGGAATTACACCAAACCCGACTACGATGGCTAGTGTTTTACCGGCATGTTCCCGTTCCCATGGGTTTAATGGAGGTAGAGATGTACACAGTATGGTCCTGAAGTTGGGGTTTGTGTTGGATAGGTTTGTTCAGAATGCTCTTGTGGACATGTATTCTAGGGTGGGGACGATAGAGATCTCAAAGAGAATTTTCCAACTGATGGGGAACAGAGACTTGGTATCATGGAATACCATGATAACTGGATATGTGATTTGCGGGTATCATGACGAAGCGCTCAAGTTATTAGGAGAGATACAGAAAAGTTCCGGAGGTTATCTCCGACCTAATTCTGTTACGTTGATGGCTGCTCTTCCTGCTTGTGCTTACTTGGCTGCTCTGACAAAGGGAAAGGAGATGCATTCTTATGCCCTGAAGAATGATCTTTTATATTCTAATATTGGTGTTGGCAGTGCACTTGTGGATGTCTATGCAAAATGTGGGTGCTTAGGTGCAGCTAGAAGAgtatttgatgaaatgcctgaaAGGAATGTAATCACATGGAATTCATTGATCTTGGGATACGGAATGCATGGCCAAGGTGAGGAAGCACTCGATCTTTTCTATAAACTAGAAAACGAGGAGAAAGTTCAGCCTAATGAGGTAACATTTATTGCCGTTCTTGCGGCATGCAGTCACTCAGGACTAGTGAACCAAGGAAAGGAAATTTTTGACAAACTGAGGAGAATCGAATACTCCATAGAACCACAACCAGACCACTATGCCTGTATGGTAGACCTGCTTGGCAGAGCAGGGCAGCTGGAAGAGGCTTACCAGCTGATACTTAGCATGTCTAACAAGCCCGACGCCAGCGTGTGGAGCAGCTTGTTGGGAGCATGTAGAATCCATAACAATGTAGCACTTGGAGAAATTGCTGCAGATCACCTTTTCGCTCTAGAGCCCCAGGTACCCAGCCACTATGTCCTCCTCTCTAACATTTATGCAGCATCCGGGCTGTGGGAAGCGGTGACTAAGGTCAGGGGTACTATGAAAGAAAGGGGAGTGAAAAAGGAGCCTGGTTGCAGTTGGATTGAGATTGGCAACGAAATTCACAACTTTTTGGTTGGAGATGGTGTTCATCAACAATGTGAGCAAGTCTATGAGTTCCTGGAAGAGTTGTTGGAGGAGATGAAGAAAGGAGGTTATGTTCCTGACACAAGTTGTGTGCTCCATGACATCGAGGATGATCAGAAAGAATTGCTGCTGCATCGGCACAGTGAGAGGCTGGCCATCGCTTTTGGGATCCTCAACACTCCCCCTGGGGCAGTGATTCGTGTGACCAAGAACCTAAGAGTTTGCAATGACTGCCACAATGCTATTAAGATAATCTCCAAAATTACAGAGAGACGAATTCTTGTTCGGGACATCCGAAGATTCCATCATTTTAGAGATGGGGAGTGCTCCTGCGGAGACTACTGGTGA
- the LOC116248006 gene encoding pentatricopeptide repeat-containing protein At2g03880, mitochondrial isoform X3, whose product MITSCVDHGSDDEALELLVRMYRDGTRPNMFTFSSVLRACHDLRTLQHLQGRIIQSGLESDVFVRSSLIDTYAKCGSLSDAYDVFNEMVTGDLVVWNSVIGAVAQNGDGDQAVDLFKQMKRVGFIPNQATLASAFRACTSLVLLEVGTQVHAHVIKSERDLIVENALLDMYCKCGNLGEAKTAFTRMVVKDVISWSTMIVGMAQNGFSKEGLHLFELMLKSGTNPNGITLVGVLFACSHAGLVDEGWHFFRSMKRLYGIEPQMEHHCCMVDLLGRAGKLDEAINFIHETPGKTDAVIWRALLGACRVHGNVKLAAYVANQVLELEPDDEGTYILLSNIYAASSNWNDVSRVRKSMRDRGVRKEPGCSWIEVDRKLHAFTLGDKSHPQMEAISNEIDRLIQRISSFGYLPDTNFVLHDIENEQKEDSLRYHSEKLAVAFGLISITKEKPIRIMKNLRICGDCHNFVKLVAKSESRTIVVRDAIRFHHFKDGACSCRDYW is encoded by the coding sequence ATGATTACCTCCTGCGTCGATCATGGTTCCGATGATGAAGCATTGGAGCTTTTGGTTCGGATGTATAGAGACGGAACAAGACCAAACATGTTCAcgttttcttctgttcttcgaGCTTGTCACGACTTGAGAACCCTGCAGCACTTGCAAGGTCGTATCATACAGAGTGGGTTGGAATCGGATGTCTTTGTTAGAAGTTCTTTGATCGACACGTACGCTAAGTGTGGTAGCTTGAGTGATGCATATGACGTTTTTAACGAAATGGTTACTGGCGATTTGGTTGTGTGGAATTCTGTCATTGGTGCTGTGGCTCAGAATGGTGATGGCGATCAAGCTGTCGACCTTTTTAAGCAGATGAAACGTGTTGGATTCATACCGAATCAGGCAACTCTCGCCAGTGCTTTTAGAGCTTGTACTAGCTTAGTGCTTTTAGAGGTGGGCACGCAAGTGCATGCTCATGTTATCAAGTCTGAAAGAGATTTGATTGTGGAAAATGCTCTTCTGGATATGTACTGCAAGTGTGGAAATCTTGGAGAGGCAAAAACTGCATTTACAAGGATGGTTGTCAAGGACGTCATTTCTTGGAGCACGATGATAGTTGGCATGGCTCAAAATGGTTTTAGCAAGGAAGGTCTGCATCTTTTTGAGTTGATGTTGAAGTCGGGGACAAATCCAAATGGTATTACCCTTGTTGGGGTTCTGTTTGCCTGCAGTCATGCTGGTCTGGTTGATGAAGGATGGCATTTCTTTAGATCAATGAAAAGGCTTTATGGGATAGAACCTCAAATGGAGCATCACTGTTGCATGGTTGATCTTCTTGGACGTGCAGGGAAGCTTGATGAAGCAATCAATTTCATTCATGAAACGCCAGGTAAAACTGATGCTGTTATCTGGAGGGCACTCCTTGGAGCATGCAGGGTTCATGGAAACGTCAAGCTTGCAGCTTATGTTGCAAATCAAGTTCTTGAACTGGAACCTGATGACGAGGGAACTTACATACTATTGTCAAATATTTATGCTGCTTCCTCCAACTGGAATGATGTTTCTCGAGTTAGGAAGTCCATGAGAGACAGAGGAGTAAGAAAAGAGCCTGGTTGCAGTTGGATTGAAGTTGACAGAAAGCTGCATGCATTTACTTTAGGCGATAAATCACATCCCCAGATGGAGGCGATCAGCAATGAAATTGATAGACTGATCCAGAGAATAAGCAGCTTTGGCTACCTTCCTGATACAAATTTCGTATTGCATGATATTGAAAATGAACAGAAAGAAGATTCACTGCGTTATCATAGTGAGAAACTGGCAGTGGCCTTTGGCCTGATCAGTATTACTAAGGAAAAACCTATTAGGATCATGAAGAACCTAAGAATATGTGGGGATTGTCATAATTTTGTTAAACTTGTTGCAAAAAGTGAAAGTAGGACAATTGTGGTAAGGGATGCCATCCGTTTCCATCATTTCAAAGATGGTGCTTGTTCCTGCAGGGATTACTGGTGA